Proteins from a single region of Streptococcus oralis:
- the gla gene encoding aquaglyceroporin Gla has translation MDFTWAIKYATEFLGTAILIILGNGAVANVELKGTKGHQSGWLVIAVGYGMGVMIPALMFGNVSGNHINPAFTLGLAVSGLFPWEQVPYYILAQVLGAIFGQALVVATHRPYYLKTENPNNILGTFSTISSIDHGTKESRFAATVNGFLNEFVGSFVLFFAALGLTKNFFGAEVLQYMKQMATQAGQTVDLSELAVKAQVAPHTAAGLSVAHLALGFLVMALVTSLGGPTGPGLNPARDFGPRLLHELLPKSVLGQHKGDSKWWYAWVPVVAPIAAGIAAVALFKLLYL, from the coding sequence ATGGATTTTACATGGGCTATTAAATATGCCACAGAATTCTTGGGAACTGCTATTTTGATCATTCTTGGTAATGGTGCAGTTGCTAACGTTGAACTTAAAGGTACGAAAGGTCATCAAAGTGGCTGGCTCGTTATCGCGGTTGGTTACGGTATGGGGGTTATGATCCCAGCCTTGATGTTCGGTAATGTATCTGGTAACCACATCAACCCAGCCTTCACACTTGGACTTGCTGTGAGTGGACTTTTCCCTTGGGAACAAGTGCCATATTATATCCTTGCGCAAGTTTTAGGAGCGATTTTTGGTCAAGCTTTGGTTGTAGCAACTCACCGTCCTTACTACTTGAAGACAGAAAATCCTAACAACATCTTGGGTACCTTCTCAACAATTTCAAGCATCGACCACGGTACAAAAGAATCACGTTTTGCAGCTACTGTTAACGGTTTCCTCAATGAGTTTGTAGGTTCATTTGTTCTTTTCTTTGCAGCACTTGGTTTGACTAAAAACTTCTTTGGTGCTGAGGTTCTTCAATACATGAAACAAATGGCTACTCAAGCTGGACAAACTGTTGATTTAAGTGAATTGGCAGTGAAAGCTCAAGTAGCTCCACATACAGCTGCTGGTCTCTCAGTTGCACACTTGGCACTTGGTTTCCTAGTAATGGCCTTGGTAACTTCACTTGGTGGACCTACTGGACCTGGTTTGAACCCAGCTCGTGACTTTGGACCACGTCTTCTTCACGAACTCCTTCCAAAATCAGTTCTTGGTCAACACAAGGGTGATTCAAAATGGTGGTATGCATGGGTTCCAGTTGTAGCTCCAATTGCAGCGGGTATTGCAGCAGTAGCACTATTCAAACTACTTTACCTATAA
- a CDS encoding ATP-grasp domain-containing protein, with translation MNYLVISPYYPQNFQQFTIELANKGITVLGIGQEPYEQLDEPLRNSLTEYFRVDNLENIDEVKRAVAFLFYKHGPIDRIESHNEYWLELDATLREQFNVFGAKPEDLKKTKYKSEMKKLFKKAGVPVVPGAVIQTEADVDKAVQEIGLPMIAKPDNGVGAAATFKLETEDDIHHFKQEWDHSTVYFFEKFVTSSEICTFDGLVDKDGNIVFSTTFDYAHTPLDLMIYKMDNSYYVLKDMDPKLRKYGEAIVKEFGMRERFFHIEFFRDGDDYIAIEYNNRPAGGFTIDVYNFAHSLDLYRGYAAIVAGEVFPTSEFEPQYCLATSRRANANYVYSEEDLLAKYSQQFKVKKIMPAAFAELQGDYLYMLTTPSRQDMEQMIADFCQRQE, from the coding sequence ATGAATTACCTTGTTATTTCTCCCTACTATCCGCAAAACTTCCAACAGTTTACCATCGAGCTAGCCAATAAAGGCATCACCGTTTTGGGGATTGGTCAGGAGCCTTACGAGCAACTAGATGAACCTTTGCGTAATAGTCTGACCGAGTATTTCCGGGTAGACAATCTTGAGAACATAGACGAAGTCAAGCGTGCGGTTGCCTTTCTTTTCTACAAGCATGGTCCTATCGACCGCATTGAGTCCCACAATGAATATTGGCTTGAGCTAGACGCAACACTCAGAGAACAATTCAATGTCTTTGGTGCCAAACCGGAGGATCTCAAAAAGACGAAATATAAGTCTGAGATGAAGAAACTTTTCAAAAAAGCAGGCGTCCCTGTGGTACCTGGTGCTGTTATCCAGACGGAAGCAGATGTGGATAAAGCAGTGCAAGAAATTGGTCTACCAATGATTGCCAAACCTGATAATGGAGTGGGAGCGGCAGCAACCTTTAAGCTTGAGACAGAAGATGATATCCATCACTTCAAGCAAGAATGGGACCATTCAACCGTTTATTTTTTTGAGAAATTTGTCACTTCTAGTGAAATCTGTACCTTTGACGGGCTTGTGGACAAGGATGGCAACATCGTCTTTTCAACGACTTTTGATTATGCCCATACACCACTTGATCTCATGATTTATAAGATGGACAATTCCTACTATGTGCTTAAGGATATGGATCCCAAACTGCGCAAGTATGGCGAGGCCATAGTCAAGGAATTTGGAATGAGAGAACGCTTTTTCCATATCGAGTTCTTCCGTGACGGGGACGACTACATTGCGATTGAGTACAATAACCGTCCTGCAGGTGGTTTTACCATTGATGTTTATAACTTTGCTCATTCCTTGGACCTCTATCGTGGCTATGCAGCTATCGTCGCAGGTGAGGTGTTTCCAACATCAGAGTTTGAGCCCCAGTATTGCTTGGCAACTTCACGTCGTGCCAATGCCAACTATGTTTATTCAGAAGAGGACCTTCTTGCCAAATACAGCCAGCAATTCAAGGTCAAAAAAATCATGCCAGCAGCCTTTGCAGAGCTACAAGGGGACTACCTTTATATGCTGACCACTCCGAGTCGCCAAGATATGGAGCAGATGATTGCAGATTTTTGTCAGCGTCAAGAATAA
- a CDS encoding esterase family protein, whose translation MHIENLSHWSGNLNREMYLNRYGHAGIPVVVFASSGGSHNEYYDFGMIDACASFIEEGRVQFFTLSSVDSESWLATWKNGHDQAEMHRAYERYVIEEAIPFIKHKTGWFDGMMTTGCSMGAYHALNFFLQHPDVFTKVIALSGVYDARFFVGDYYNDDAIYQNSPVDYIWNQNDGWFIDRYRQAEIVVCTGLGAWEQDGLPSFYKLKEAFDQKQIPAWFAEWGHDVAHDWEWWRKQMPYFLGHLYL comes from the coding sequence ATGCATATTGAAAACCTTAGCCACTGGAGTGGCAATCTTAATCGTGAAATGTACCTCAACCGTTATGGACATGCTGGGATTCCAGTTGTTGTTTTTGCTTCATCTGGTGGTAGTCACAACGAATACTATGATTTTGGTATGATTGATGCCTGTGCTTCCTTTATCGAAGAAGGGCGCGTCCAGTTCTTTACTCTCTCCAGTGTGGACAGTGAGAGCTGGTTGGCCACTTGGAAAAATGGTCATGACCAGGCGGAGATGCATCGTGCTTATGAACGCTATGTGATTGAGGAGGCCATTCCTTTTATCAAGCATAAGACAGGTTGGTTTGATGGCATGATGACGACTGGTTGCTCGATGGGGGCCTACCATGCACTTAATTTCTTCCTCCAGCATCCAGATGTCTTTACCAAGGTGATTGCCCTCAGTGGTGTTTACGACGCGCGTTTCTTTGTTGGCGATTACTACAATGATGATGCTATTTACCAAAACTCGCCTGTAGATTATATCTGGAATCAAAACGACGGATGGTTTATCGATCGTTACCGTCAGGCAGAAATCGTCGTTTGTACGGGCCTTGGTGCCTGGGAACAAGACGGTCTACCATCTTTCTACAAGCTTAAAGAAGCCTTTGACCAGAAACAAATTCCAGCCTGGTTTGCTGAATGGGGACACGATGTCGCCCACGACTGGGAATGGTGGCGTAAACAAATGCCCTATTTTCTTGGACACCTGTATCTATAA
- a CDS encoding alpha/beta hydrolase, with the protein MNHSYFYLKMKEHKLKVPYTGKERRVRVLLPKDYEKDTDRFYPVVYFHDGQNVFYSKESYIGHSWKIIPAIKRNPDISRMIVVAIDNDGMGRMNEYAAWKFQESPIPGQQFGGKGVEYAEFVMEVVKPFIDETYRTKADRQHTAMIGSSLGGNITQFIGLEYQDRIGCLGVFSSANWLHQEAFNRYIERKKLSPEQRIFIYVGTEEADDTDKTLMAGNIKQAYIDSSLRYYRDLIAGGVHLDNLVLKVQSGAIHSEIPWSENLPDCLRFFAEKW; encoded by the coding sequence ATGAATCATTCCTACTTTTACTTAAAAATGAAAGAACACAAACTCAAGGTTCCTTATACTGGAAAGGAGCGTCGTGTGCGTGTGCTCCTGCCTAAGGACTACGAGAAAGACACAGACCGTTTTTACCCTGTTGTTTACTTTCATGATGGGCAAAATGTCTTTTACAGCAAGGAGTCTTATATCGGACACTCTTGGAAGATTATTCCAGCCATTAAGCGGAATCCTGACATCAGTCGCATGATTGTTGTTGCTATAGATAATGACGGCATGGGGCGGATGAATGAGTATGCGGCTTGGAAGTTTCAAGAATCTCCTATCCCAGGGCAGCAGTTTGGCGGTAAGGGTGTGGAGTATGCCGAGTTTGTCATGGAGGTGGTCAAGCCTTTTATCGATGAAACCTATCGTACCAAAGCTGATCGCCAGCACACGGCTATGATTGGTTCGTCACTAGGAGGCAATATTACCCAGTTTATTGGACTAGAGTACCAAGATCGAATTGGTTGTCTAGGTGTCTTTTCATCTGCCAACTGGCTTCACCAAGAAGCCTTTAACCGCTATATCGAGCGCAAGAAATTGTCGCCTGAACAGCGCATTTTCATCTATGTAGGAACAGAAGAAGCAGACGATACGGACAAGACCCTAATGGCTGGCAATATCAAGCAAGCCTATATCGACTCGTCGCTTCGTTATTACCGTGATTTGATTGCAGGTGGAGTACACTTGGATAATCTTGTCTTGAAAGTTCAGTCTGGTGCTATCCATAGTGAGATTCCATGGTCGGAAAATTTACCAGACTGTCTCCGATTTTTTGCAGAGAAATGGTAA
- the thiI gene encoding tRNA uracil 4-sulfurtransferase ThiI encodes MQYSEIMIRYGELSTKHKNRMRFINKLRNNISDVLSIYPQVKVTADRDRAHAYLNGADYTAVAESLKQVFGIQNFSPVYKVEKSVDVLKSAVQEIMKAIYKEGMTFKITSKRSDHNFELDSRELNQTLGGAVFEAIPNVQAQMKNPDINLQVEIREEAAYLSYETFRGAGGLPVGSSGKGMLMLSGGIDSPVAGYLALKRGVDIEAVHFASPPYTSPGALKKAHDLTRKLTKFGGNIQFIEVPFTEIQEEIKAKAPEAYLMTLTRRFMMRITDRIREVRNGLVIINGESLGQVASQTLESMQTINAVTSTPVIRPVVTMDKLEIIDIAQEIDTFDISIQPFEDCCTIFAPDRPKTNPKIENAEQYEKRMDVEGLVERAVAGIMITEITPQVEKDTVDELIDNLL; translated from the coding sequence ATGCAGTATTCAGAAATTATGATTCGTTACGGAGAATTGTCAACCAAGCACAAAAATCGTATGCGTTTCATCAATAAACTTCGTAATAATATTTCAGACGTTTTGTCTATCTATCCTCAAGTTAAGGTAACCGCAGATCGCGACCGTGCCCACGCTTACCTCAATGGAGCAGATTACACAGCAGTTGCAGAATCGCTCAAACAAGTCTTTGGAATTCAAAATTTTTCTCCTGTGTATAAGGTTGAAAAGTCAGTGGACGTTCTGAAGTCTGCTGTCCAAGAGATTATGAAAGCTATTTACAAGGAGGGCATGACCTTTAAAATCACTAGTAAGCGAAGCGACCACAACTTTGAACTCGACAGTCGTGAACTGAATCAAACTCTTGGTGGAGCTGTTTTCGAGGCCATTCCAAACGTGCAAGCTCAGATGAAAAATCCAGATATTAATCTTCAGGTTGAGATTCGTGAAGAGGCTGCCTATCTTTCCTATGAAACCTTTCGTGGAGCAGGAGGATTACCTGTGGGAAGTTCTGGTAAAGGTATGCTCATGTTGTCAGGAGGGATTGACTCACCTGTAGCAGGTTATCTAGCTCTTAAACGTGGGGTAGATATTGAGGCGGTTCACTTTGCCAGCCCGCCATATACTAGTCCTGGTGCCCTCAAGAAAGCACACGATTTGACTCGAAAATTGACCAAGTTTGGTGGGAATATCCAGTTTATCGAGGTGCCTTTCACAGAGATTCAAGAAGAAATCAAGGCTAAAGCGCCAGAAGCCTACCTCATGACCTTGACCCGTCGTTTTATGATGCGGATTACCGACCGTATCCGTGAGGTACGAAATGGTTTAGTTATCATTAATGGGGAAAGTCTTGGTCAAGTAGCTAGTCAAACCTTGGAAAGCATGCAGACTATTAACGCTGTGACTAGCACTCCAGTCATTCGTCCCGTGGTTACGATGGACAAGTTGGAAATCATTGACATCGCGCAGGAAATCGATACCTTTGACATTTCTATCCAGCCTTTTGAAGACTGCTGTACTATTTTTGCGCCTGACCGTCCTAAGACCAATCCTAAGATAGAGAATGCAGAGCAGTATGAAAAACGCATGGATGTTGAAGGCTTGGTTGAGCGAGCAGTGGCTGGGATTATGATTACTGAAATCACTCCCCAGGTTGAAAAAGATACTGTCGATGAGTTAATTGACAATCTCCTCTAA
- a CDS encoding cysteine desulfurase family protein, giving the protein MIYFDNSATTKPYPEALETYMQVASKIVGNPSSLHRLGDQATRILDASRQQIADLIGKKSDEIFFTSGGTEGDNWVIKGVAFEKAQFGKHIIVSAIEHPAVKESALWLKSQGFEIDFAPVDEKGFVDVEALAGLIRPDTTLVSVMAVNNEIGSIQPIQAISELLADKPTISFHVDAVQALAKIPTEKYLTERVDFATFSSHKFHGVRGVGFVYIKSGKKITPLLTGGAQERDYRSTTENVAGIAATAKALRLSMEKLAIFASKTGQMKAVIRQALLDYPDIFVFSDEADFVPHILTFGIKGVRGEVIVHAFEDYDIFISTTSACSSKAGKPAGTLIAMGVDKDKAQSAVRLSLDLENDMSQVEQFLTKLKLIYNQTRKVR; this is encoded by the coding sequence ATGATCTACTTTGATAATTCGGCGACAACCAAGCCTTATCCTGAAGCACTTGAAACTTACATGCAGGTCGCTTCAAAAATTGTAGGAAATCCGTCTAGTCTCCATCGTTTGGGAGATCAGGCAACACGAATTTTAGATGCTTCCCGGCAGCAAATTGCAGATTTGATTGGGAAGAAAAGTGATGAAATCTTCTTTACTTCTGGTGGTACAGAAGGAGATAACTGGGTCATCAAGGGTGTGGCCTTTGAAAAAGCCCAGTTTGGCAAGCACATCATTGTATCAGCCATTGAACATCCAGCAGTCAAAGAGTCAGCCCTCTGGCTGAAAAGTCAAGGTTTTGAGATAGATTTTGCTCCAGTTGATGAGAAAGGGTTTGTGGATGTTGAGGCGTTAGCAGGTTTGATACGTCCTGATACGACCCTCGTCTCCGTCATGGCTGTGAACAATGAAATTGGCTCTATTCAACCTATTCAAGCTATTTCAGAACTGTTAGCAGACAAGCCGACTATTTCCTTCCACGTTGATGCGGTTCAGGCGCTTGCCAAGATTCCGACCGAAAAGTATCTGACAGAACGAGTGGATTTCGCGACCTTCTCTAGTCACAAGTTCCACGGAGTTCGTGGTGTTGGTTTTGTCTATATCAAGTCTGGCAAGAAGATTACGCCTCTTTTAACAGGTGGTGCCCAAGAACGTGATTATCGTTCGACAACTGAAAATGTGGCAGGGATTGCAGCGACAGCCAAAGCTCTCCGTTTATCTATGGAAAAGTTAGCTATCTTTGCTAGTAAGACAGGGCAAATGAAGGCAGTCATTCGTCAAGCCCTTCTGGATTATCCAGATATTTTTGTCTTTTCAGATGAGGCAGACTTTGTCCCTCATATCCTGACTTTTGGGATTAAGGGTGTTCGTGGTGAAGTCATTGTTCACGCTTTTGAAGACTATGACATTTTCATTTCGACAACCTCTGCTTGTTCGTCCAAGGCAGGAAAACCCGCAGGGACCTTGATTGCCATGGGAGTGGACAAGGATAAGGCCCAGTCAGCTGTTCGCCTAAGCCTAGACTTGGAAAATGATATGAGTCAAGTCGAGCAGTTTTTGACCAAGCTAAAATTAATTTACAATCAAACTAGAAAAGTAAGATAG
- a CDS encoding ATP-binding cassette domain-containing protein gives MFEIRNLSLSFAGRRLLEPTDLIFERGKVYTIYGKSGVGKSSLLNKIGLISATDPSVSYFFDGKEIDTENKKSVSAFIAEEVAFVFQGQNLINDLTVFENLKLALNFYGLNPDEIESKIDTVLADLEISSLKHAYPEDLSGGEEQRVAIARALVTEKTLILADEPTSSLDKENREKVSSLLIDLAHKYHKIVLIVSHDEAMIARGDVQLHFKDHQLVGNCLILNSDEGIKDSKKWTSYLSSSHTKLSVLKHRRPFLPRLLAFFIAFVVAIAVTSINFQSLFADKYHQLVNNSLENGFLVINDSLHLQTTKVLDDFLSFDKEEITSISTSQNIQTIKPYIEFLSLGMTFDNSKDYSKLQKNFQPTLTIDGQTRSLTRNFSIQPLYQTNTTQRQIEYFDRSNEKGIYLSEQFVSDQKLPNIVSGSTVTLTFYIPISLYESSIEKEGNVLKGDGDLFVKVDKTYPVLGIVKKSYPFEYSPHGNTLFMNIAEMEELQNEAIQQHPMMKMALDGFPLKSWMPSAIHVLLKDSSAIPEELSRIRAISSQITILSSYENYEEFNKGLTYIRQFLMLLSLVLLILVIAVLSFVFFLLNRPRRFEVGILKSLGYSTQNIVWLFLKELIGYGKTISILASCLLVILSILAIQVLKLEVSDVFQFYLTSVFTLIGLSVSVLIISGLLPIYTTCRQTVVDTIRKNG, from the coding sequence ATGTTCGAAATTAGAAATTTGAGCCTCTCTTTTGCAGGCAGGCGGTTGCTAGAGCCAACAGATTTGATATTTGAAAGGGGAAAAGTATATACAATATATGGGAAGTCAGGCGTAGGAAAGTCTTCTTTACTAAATAAAATTGGCTTAATCTCTGCTACGGATCCTAGTGTTTCTTATTTCTTTGATGGAAAAGAGATTGATACCGAAAATAAGAAATCAGTCTCTGCCTTTATAGCTGAAGAAGTGGCCTTTGTATTTCAGGGTCAAAATCTAATAAATGATTTGACCGTATTTGAAAATTTAAAACTGGCTTTAAACTTTTATGGCTTGAATCCAGATGAAATAGAAAGTAAAATTGACACAGTATTGGCGGATTTAGAGATTTCTTCTTTAAAGCACGCTTACCCAGAAGATTTATCCGGTGGTGAAGAGCAACGAGTGGCAATCGCAAGAGCCTTAGTTACAGAAAAGACTCTCATCTTAGCTGATGAACCAACAAGTTCCTTGGATAAAGAAAATAGAGAAAAAGTCTCCTCCTTGTTAATTGATTTAGCTCACAAATATCATAAAATTGTATTAATTGTTTCGCATGATGAGGCGATGATTGCAAGAGGAGATGTTCAGCTTCATTTTAAAGACCATCAATTAGTTGGAAATTGTCTTATTTTGAATTCTGATGAAGGGATAAAGGATTCTAAGAAGTGGACCTCCTATTTGTCGTCTTCTCATACGAAGTTATCTGTTTTGAAACATAGAAGGCCTTTTTTACCTAGATTATTAGCGTTTTTTATCGCATTTGTAGTTGCTATAGCAGTAACTTCTATCAACTTTCAGTCCTTATTTGCAGATAAGTATCACCAACTGGTGAACAACTCACTCGAAAATGGCTTCTTGGTGATTAATGATTCGCTTCATTTACAAACTACAAAAGTATTGGATGATTTTCTCAGTTTTGATAAGGAGGAAATCACCTCAATTAGCACAAGTCAGAATATTCAAACTATAAAGCCTTATATAGAGTTTCTCTCTTTAGGGATGACGTTTGATAATTCAAAAGACTATTCAAAACTTCAAAAGAACTTTCAGCCAACTTTGACGATTGATGGTCAGACCAGAAGTTTGACAAGAAATTTTTCAATTCAACCCTTGTATCAGACAAATACAACACAGAGGCAGATAGAGTATTTTGATAGGAGCAATGAAAAAGGGATTTATCTATCTGAACAATTCGTTTCAGATCAAAAATTACCGAATATAGTTTCGGGATCTACCGTGACACTGACTTTTTATATTCCAATTTCTTTATATGAATCAAGTATAGAGAAAGAGGGGAATGTATTGAAAGGAGATGGCGATTTATTTGTCAAAGTGGATAAAACATATCCTGTTTTAGGGATTGTTAAAAAAAGTTATCCGTTTGAATATTCCCCTCATGGGAACACCCTATTTATGAATATTGCTGAAATGGAAGAATTACAAAATGAAGCAATTCAACAGCATCCCATGATGAAGATGGCTTTAGATGGCTTTCCTTTGAAATCATGGATGCCGAGTGCGATTCATGTGTTACTAAAGGATAGCAGTGCTATTCCTGAAGAATTGAGTAGGATAAGAGCTATCTCTTCACAAATCACTATTTTATCCTCATATGAAAACTACGAAGAATTTAATAAAGGACTCACCTATATCAGGCAATTTTTAATGTTGCTATCCCTAGTCTTACTCATCCTTGTCATCGCAGTATTGTCCTTTGTTTTCTTTTTGCTCAATCGTCCTCGACGCTTTGAAGTAGGGATTTTAAAATCTTTGGGATACAGTACTCAAAATATTGTTTGGCTTTTCTTAAAAGAATTAATTGGTTATGGTAAAACGATTTCGATATTAGCAAGTTGTTTACTCGTCATTCTTTCCATTTTAGCAATTCAAGTGCTTAAATTGGAAGTTTCTGATGTTTTTCAATTCTATCTAACTTCCGTTTTCACCTTAATTGGATTATCAGTTTCAGTACTGATAATAAGTGGCTTACTCCCTATATACACAACTTGTAGGCAAACAGTTGTAGATACTATTCGAAAGAATGGATGA
- a CDS encoding DUF6556 family protein has translation MSNYRRTSKPKTEHIKKGFTVFQKTIATIGSILGLITATITIMNAMDNNKNNKKEPTTTQTTVVKEIQKEAPQENTTPNKDNTSTKENTLQEETPQSNKKEEKKEEQKTTTQDSSTPATNKETSDNGTQSNTTSSETKTNQ, from the coding sequence ATGTCTAACTATCGTAGAACTTCAAAACCAAAAACAGAACACATCAAAAAGGGATTTACTGTCTTTCAAAAAACGATTGCTACCATCGGTAGTATCCTTGGCCTAATTACCGCTACAATCACCATCATGAACGCCATGGACAATAACAAAAACAACAAAAAAGAACCGACGACAACCCAAACAACTGTTGTCAAGGAAATTCAAAAAGAAGCCCCTCAGGAAAATACTACACCTAACAAGGACAACACTTCCACTAAAGAAAATACCTTGCAGGAAGAAACTCCTCAATCCAATAAAAAGGAAGAGAAAAAAGAAGAACAGAAAACAACAACTCAGGACTCTTCTACACCTGCTACAAATAAAGAAACAAGCGATAACGGAACACAGTCAAATACGACGAGTTCTGAAACTAAAACGAATCAGTGA
- a CDS encoding DNA translocase FtsK, with amino-acid sequence MANKNTTKTRRRPSKAELERKQAIQRMLISLGIVLLLIIAALKLGAAGVTLYNLIRLVVGSLAYVAIGALLIYLFLFKWIRKQEGLLSGFLCIFAGLLLIFEAYLVWKYGLEQSVLKGTLSQVMTDLTGMRVTSFAGGGLLGVGLYIPIAFLFSNIGSYFIGVLLILVGALLVSPWSIYDVAAFIGAQFKSFMEKQEQRKQERFIKREEEKARQEAEEAARIQREQEEQDALPFPPVDPETGEILSEAPDYDLPPIPEEEWIEPEIILPQTDVEVPDVEEDFEDEEVQVDFSAKEALEYKLPSLQLFAPDKPKDQSKEKKIVRENIKILEETFASFGIKVTVERAEIGPSVTKYEVKPAVGVRVNRISNLADDLALALAAKDVRIEAPIPGKSLVGIEVPNSEIATVSFRELWEQSQTKPENLLEIPLGKAVNGTARTFDLSKMPHLLVAGSTGSGKSVAVNGIIASILMKARPDQVKFMMVDPKMVELSVYNDIPHLLIPVVTNPRKASKALQKVVDEMENRYELFAKVGVRNIAGYNAKVEEFNSQSEYKQVPLPLIVVIVDELADLMMVASKEVEDAIIRLGQKARAAGIHMILATQRPSVDVISGLIKANVPSRVAFAVSSGTDSRTILDENGAEKLLGRGDMLFKPIDENHPVRLQGSFISDDDVERIVNFIKAQADADYDDSFDPGDVPENEGDFSDGEAGGDPLFEEAKALVIETQKASASMIQRRLSVGFNRATRLMEELEMAGVIGPAEGTKPRKVLQQ; translated from the coding sequence ATGGCAAACAAGAATACTACAAAAACAAGACGGAGACCGTCTAAAGCAGAACTTGAAAGAAAACAGGCTATCCAGAGGATGTTGATCTCTTTAGGAATTGTCTTGTTATTGATTATTGCAGCCCTCAAACTCGGCGCGGCAGGTGTCACACTTTACAATCTCATTCGACTGGTGGTCGGAAGTTTGGCCTATGTGGCCATTGGTGCCCTCCTCATTTATCTCTTTTTATTTAAATGGATCCGCAAGCAAGAGGGACTTCTGTCAGGATTTCTTTGTATCTTCGCTGGCTTGCTCTTGATTTTTGAGGCCTACTTGGTTTGGAAATATGGTTTGGAGCAATCAGTTCTAAAAGGGACCCTGTCTCAAGTTATGACGGACTTGACTGGTATGCGGGTGACTAGCTTCGCTGGTGGAGGCCTGCTTGGTGTCGGACTTTATATCCCTATAGCCTTTCTTTTTTCCAATATCGGCTCTTACTTTATTGGTGTTCTCTTGATTCTAGTTGGGGCACTCTTAGTTAGTCCTTGGTCTATTTATGATGTTGCAGCCTTTATTGGAGCTCAGTTCAAATCCTTCATGGAAAAACAGGAACAGAGAAAACAGGAACGCTTCATCAAGAGAGAAGAAGAGAAGGCTCGTCAAGAAGCTGAAGAAGCAGCCAGAATTCAGAGAGAACAAGAAGAACAGGATGCATTACCGTTTCCTCCTGTAGATCCTGAAACGGGAGAAATCTTATCGGAAGCACCAGACTACGATCTTCCTCCAATTCCTGAGGAGGAATGGATCGAACCGGAGATTATCCTCCCTCAAACTGACGTTGAAGTTCCAGATGTGGAAGAAGACTTTGAGGATGAAGAGGTGCAGGTTGATTTTTCTGCCAAAGAAGCCCTTGAATACAAGCTACCAAGCTTGCAACTCTTTGCGCCAGATAAACCCAAAGATCAGTCCAAGGAAAAGAAGATTGTTCGAGAAAATATCAAAATCCTAGAAGAAACCTTTGCCAGCTTTGGTATCAAGGTGACGGTAGAACGGGCTGAAATTGGACCATCAGTTACCAAGTATGAAGTCAAACCAGCAGTCGGTGTACGGGTTAACCGCATTTCCAATCTGGCAGACGACCTAGCGCTAGCTCTAGCAGCTAAGGATGTTCGGATTGAGGCTCCAATCCCTGGTAAATCCCTAGTCGGAATCGAAGTGCCTAACTCTGAGATTGCAACCGTCTCCTTCCGTGAACTCTGGGAACAGTCTCAGACTAAACCAGAAAATCTCCTCGAAATTCCTCTAGGTAAGGCTGTTAATGGAACGGCTCGAACCTTTGATCTTTCCAAGATGCCCCACCTACTTGTTGCAGGTTCGACGGGATCAGGGAAGTCAGTCGCAGTTAACGGTATTATCGCCAGCATTCTGATGAAAGCAAGACCCGACCAGGTCAAGTTTATGATGGTGGATCCAAAGATGGTTGAGTTATCCGTTTACAATGACATTCCTCACCTCTTGATTCCAGTTGTGACCAATCCACGCAAGGCCAGCAAGGCTCTGCAAAAGGTGGTGGATGAGATGGAAAACCGTTATGAACTCTTCGCTAAAGTTGGAGTACGGAATATCGCTGGCTACAATGCCAAGGTCGAGGAATTTAATAGCCAATCTGAGTACAAACAAGTACCGCTGCCTTTGATTGTTGTCATTGTGGATGAGTTGGCAGACCTTATGATGGTGGCTAGCAAGGAAGTGGAAGATGCTATCATTCGTCTCGGACAGAAGGCGCGTGCTGCAGGGATTCACATGATTCTCGCAACGCAACGTCCATCAGTTGATGTTATCTCTGGTCTCATCAAGGCCAATGTCCCATCTCGTGTAGCTTTTGCAGTTTCATCAGGTACAGACTCACGAACCATCTTGGATGAGAATGGAGCAGAAAAACTGCTTGGTCGAGGAGATATGCTCTTTAAACCAATTGATGAAAATCATCCAGTCCGTCTGCAAGGATCCTTTATCTCGGATGATGATGTTGAACGTATCGTAAACTTCATCAAGGCTCAGGCAGATGCGGACTACGATGACAGCTTTGACCCAGGAGATGTTCCTGAAAATGAAGGAGATTTTTCTGATGGTGAAGCTGGTGGCGATCCGCTTTTTGAAGAAGCTAAGGCTCTGGTTATTGAGACGCAGAAAGCCAGTGCCTCTATGATTCAGCGTCGTTTGTCAGTTGGATTTAACCGTGCAACCCGCCTGATGGAAGAACTCGAAATGGCAGGTGTCATCGGTCCAGCGGAAGGAACCAAACCACGAAAAGTATTGCAACAATAA